In a genomic window of Caloenas nicobarica isolate bCalNic1 chromosome 1, bCalNic1.hap1, whole genome shotgun sequence:
- the PMCH gene encoding pro-MCH codes for MCVSSYMLILSLSLFSQGFLLSVSKSLQKIEDEDMLLTTLNLGKSLQNKDRTANRVAIPLLKHYLTEDSSVLNEEDDRNMKFLDTGSRHDFLNHVMPINLGRKQLPYLALKGAMALPADTEIQNIESIQERETADEEDSAKFPIGRRDFDTLRCMLGRVYRPCWQV; via the exons ATGTGTGTCTCATCATATATGttaattctctctctctctcttttttctcaagGTTTTCTACTCTCAGTTTCAAAATCTCTGCAAAAGATCGAAGATGAAGATATGTTACTAACCACATTAAATCTAGGAAAAtctcttcaaaataaagatAGAACTGCGAACAGAGTTGCTATACCTTTGCTGAAGCATTATCTGACTGAAGATAGCAGTGTTTTGAATGAAGAGGATGACAGAAACATGAAGTTTTTG GACACAGGTTCGAGACATGATTTCTTAAATCATGTTATGCCAATCAACTTAGGTAGAAAGCAACTGCCTTATCTTGCACTGAAGGGAGCCATGGCTCTTCCAGCTGACactgaaattcaaaatattgAATCAATACAGGAAAGAGAAACTGCAGATGAAGAAGATTCAGCTAAGTTCCCTATAGGAAGAAGAGATTTTGACA ctcTCAGGTGTATGCTGGGAAGAGTCTATCGACCTTGTTGGCAAGTCTGA